A genome region from Brassica oleracea var. oleracea cultivar TO1000 chromosome C2, BOL, whole genome shotgun sequence includes the following:
- the LOC106318764 gene encoding uncharacterized protein LOC106318764, with protein MLSKRTHPMIGKISELLVGVNRSAAAAAPFLDVLMTSPRSPLDFKILPQISQRNSSKRFYDDNLGGSVGLGIVAALENSTTRRITSVSRTESNQTGRSDPVQFMSHVGSSDEEDEEMFIMDEEDYTLVTSHHGPSGTCSTRVYDKDGLECFASKINEERRERLFVVDVGTESPKNTPEFQGLGFLNSCYLCRKKLHGQDIFIYRYK; from the coding sequence ATGCTTAGCAAAAGAACCCATCCCATGATAGGAAAAATATCTGAGCTCCTCGTTGGCGTGAACCGATCTGCAGCAGCAGCGGCTCCTTTCTTGGACGTCTTGATGACGAGTCCTAGAAGCCCACTAGATTTCAAGATTCTCCCTCAGATATCTCAAAGAAACAGCTCAAAGAGATTCTACGATGACAATCTTGGTGGGTCCGTTGGTCTAGGGATAGTGGCCGCACTCGAGAACTCAACCACTCGTCGGATCACCAGCGTATCTAGAACTGAATCGAACCAAACCGGCCGGTCTGATCCGGTTCAGTTCATGAGCCATGTAGGTAGCTCGGATGAGGAAGATGAGGAGATGTTCATAATGGACGAGGAGGATTATACGTTGGTGACGTCTCACCATGGTCCTAGTGGAACTTGTAGTACAAGGGTTTATGACAAAGATGGGCTTGAGTGTTTCGCAAGTAAGATTAACGAAGAACGTCGTGAGAGACTTTTCGTGGTCGATGTGGGTACGGAATCTCCAAAGAATACGCCGGAGTTTCAGGGTTTGGGTTTCCTCAATTCGTGTTACTTATGCAGGAAGAAACTTCACGGTCAGGACATATTTATTTACAGGTATAAATAA